A single Pieris rapae chromosome 2, ilPieRapa1.1, whole genome shotgun sequence DNA region contains:
- the LOC110996496 gene encoding uncharacterized protein LOC110996496 — protein sequence MKAATIIVTIVALKSCFAVSKVEETEHYVSRFLADLWLEGGDMVKIFWRDCSKKVIDIKDVTERKEYYPKFVRCMKLKTLRAIDRTLNMDIIPIAEGVNLVRFELVDRAGHVLTGNESSPWSDTDLEKEDWRTLAIQRIGRVLRTHVIKFEFTDDKFLERAEQRGRRRHHMLTMMMFGIVSFGMVLVPMGFQFLAVLGGKALVLAKMALILASIQGLKKIASTPLNYGYYHYPYDHYDRRSNDGLLTALKNLRARQNGQDKLISPINIKPKSQPKDKHDREFPHSLNIAPIDTPIVDLTTHPGEVQATYSLELPYNGLNFHASPNVVST from the exons ATGAAAGCTGCTACAATTATCGTAACCATTGTTGCGCTGAAATCATGTTTTGCAGTTTCAAAAGTAGAGGAGACTGAACACTATGTAAGCCGATTTTTAGCTGACCTGTGGCTTGAAGGCGGTGATATGGTTAAGATTTTTTGGCGGGATTGTTCTAAAAAG GTTATCGATATCAAAGATGTCACTGAACGTAAAGAGTATTATCCTAAATTCGTGAGATGTATGAAGCTGAAAACACTTAGAGCTATAGATAGGACACTTAATATGGATATAATACCAATCGCCGAAGGAGTTAATTTGGTCAGGTTTGAACTTGTTGATCGAGCGGGTCATGTTTTGACAGGGAATGAGTCTAG CCCATGGAGTGATACGGACTTAGAGAAAGAAGACTGGCGAACCTTAGCTATTCAGAGAATTGGGAGAGTACTGAGAACTCATGTTATCAAATTCGAATTTACTGATGATAAATTCCTTGAAAGAG ctGAACAAAGAGGAAGACGCCGCCACCATATGCTGACTATGATGATGTTCGGAATCGTCTCTTTTGGTATGGTGCTAGTTCCAATGGGTTTCCAGTTTCTAGCTGTTCTTGGAGGCAAGGCTTTAGTTCTAGCTAAAATGGCTCTGATTCTTGCTTCTATACAGGGTCTGAAAAAG ATTGCTTCAACTCCGCTGAACTACGGATACTATCACTACCCATACGACCACTACGACAGACGAAGTAACGATGGTCTGCTTACCGCTTTAAAAAATCTCAGAGCAAGACAAAATGGTCAAGATAAGCTGATAAGTCCCATTAATATCAAACCGAAATCCCAGCCGAAAGATAAACATGATCGCGAATTCCCTCATAGTCTCAATATTGCACCTATAGATACACCTATAGTTGATTTAACAACGCACCCGGGAGAGGTGCAAGCCACATATTCACTTGAATTGCCATATAATGGTTTGAACTTTCATGCTTCCCCTAATGTCGTTTCGACTTGA